The Iamia sp. SCSIO 61187 genomic sequence CCGACGTCATCGGCGGGTTCGCCATCGCCCGCCACGACCTGGTCGGCGACGTGGCCGAGTTCGTCGACCGGCTGACCCCGGAGCTGGCCGGGGCCTGATCCCGCCCGGGGGCCAGAGGTGGCCCTGGCGGACCGACCGGGGCGGGGGGACGCTGGGGTCGTGAGGATCCTCCGGCGCCGACGACGGACCACCAGCGCGCCGCCCGAGGTCGGCGGCGCCACCGACGCGGGCCGCCGGGACGAGAACCAGGATCGCTGGGCCGCCGGGCCGGGCTGGGCGGCGGTGTGCGACGGCGTCGGGGGCCACGCCGGTGGGGCCGCCGCCGCGGCCACCGCGCTCGACGCGGTGCGGGCCGTGCTCACCGCCACCGACCTCGACCGTCTCGACGAGGCCGGCGCACGCGCGGTCCTGACCGAGGCGGCGAGCGTCGCCAACGCCGCCGTGCTCACCGGGCGGGCCCAGGCCCCCGGGCAGGCGGACATGGCCACCACCCTGACCGCGGCGGTGGCTCTGGCGGACCGGCGGCGCTGGGTGGTGGTCCAGGTCGGCGACTCCCCCGCCTGGTCGGTCGGGCCGGAGACGGCCCGGTCCATCACGTGGGACCACAACCTCGTCGGCGACCTGGTGCGCACCGGCGTCCTCCGGCCCGAGGAGGCGGCGGGCCACCGCGGCCGCCACGTCATCACCCGGGCCATCGGGATCGCCCCTGCCGTCGACCCGGAGCTCTTCACCGTCGCCGTGGCACCAGGTGAGGCGCTGGTGCTGGCCTCCGACGGGCTCTCCGACGTGGCCGAGCCGGCGGCCGCCGTGCCCGTCGTCGCCGGCGCCGCCGACGCCCGGAGCGCGGCCGAGGACCTGGTCGCCCTCGCCCTGGCGCGGGGCACGGCCGACAACGTGACGGTCGTGGTCGTCCGGTGACGCTGCACCTCCGCGTCGACCCGGCGCCGTGGACGGCGACCTTCGCCCGCGAGGAGGTGGCCCGGGTCGGTCGGAGCCGCTCCGCCGACGTCCGGGTCGGGCACCAGCGCATCGGCGACCGGTGGACCGTCTCGTCGGAGCACGCCGAGCTCCGGTGGGACGGCACCCGGTGGGCCACCCGGAACGTCAGCTCCCGGACGGGCCTGCTCCACGTCTACGAGCCGGGCTACGAGGAGGTCCCGCTCGAGCCCGGGCGCCCCTGGGTCCCTGTTCGTCACCGGTGGGCCCTGGCGTTCGGCCCACCGGACCACCGCACCGTCGTGGTGGCGACGACCGACGACCACGCCGGCCCGGGCACCGGTGCCGACGCACCCCCGGCGAGCGAGGACCCCGATCCGACGATGAGCCTCGACGACATCGTCGCCGTCGCCCTCACCGCCCTCGAGCGCGACGTCCTGCTGGCGTACTACTCCGACTTCGCCCTGCTCCCCCGCCCCGCCGTCCTGGCCCCCCGCACCCACGACGAGGCCGCCCGGCGGCTCGGACGCAGCCGGGACTCGACCCGCAAGGCGATCGAGCGGGTCAACGACAAGATCGCCCGGGCACCGGGCGCCCCGGCGGCGGCGACGGGCCGCAACGTCACCCCCGAGATCGGGAGCTGGCTGGCCCGGATGGGCCTGGTCGACCCGCTCTGATCAGAGCGGGTCGACCCTGCGATGGTGGGCCGGGGAGGATTTGAACCTCCGAAGGCTGTGCCGGCAGATTTACAGTCTGCTCCCTTTGGCCACTCGGGCACCGACCCATGGGGTGGAGATCGCAGGATAGTCGTGGCCCCCGGGGGTGGAGCCAGCCGGCTCGCCACGTGAGCGCGACGGGCTCCCGCGGGTACCTTTCCCCTCATGCCGAGCTTCGACGTCTCCTCCACGCTCGACCAGCAAGAGGTCCGCAACGCGGTCGACCAGGCCGCCCGCGAGATCGCCAACCGGTACGACTTCAAGGGCACCGGGTCGACCATCGAGCTGGGCGAGAACGAGATCAAGCTCCACTCCTCGAGCGAGGACCGGCTGCGGGCCCTCCGCCAGGTCCTCGAGGAGAAGCTGGTCAAGCGCAAGGTCTCGCTGAAGGGCCTCGACTACGGCGACGAGGAGGCGGCGTCGGGTGGCGCCGTGCGCCAGACGGCGACGCTCGCCGCCGGGATCTCGTCCGACAAGGCCCGGGAGCTGAACAAGTTCATCAAGGGCCTGGGTCTTAAGGGCATCCAGTCCCAGGCCCAGGGCGACGAGCTGCGGGTCACCGGCAAGAAGCGCGACGACCTCCAGGCCGTCATCTCGGCGCTGAAGGAGGGCGACTTCGGCGTGCCCCTCAGCTTCGG encodes the following:
- a CDS encoding PP2C family serine/threonine-protein phosphatase: MRILRRRRRTTSAPPEVGGATDAGRRDENQDRWAAGPGWAAVCDGVGGHAGGAAAAATALDAVRAVLTATDLDRLDEAGARAVLTEAASVANAAVLTGRAQAPGQADMATTLTAAVALADRRRWVVVQVGDSPAWSVGPETARSITWDHNLVGDLVRTGVLRPEEAAGHRGRHVITRAIGIAPAVDPELFTVAVAPGEALVLASDGLSDVAEPAAAVPVVAGAADARSAAEDLVALALARGTADNVTVVVVR
- a CDS encoding FHA domain-containing protein, with the protein product MTLHLRVDPAPWTATFAREEVARVGRSRSADVRVGHQRIGDRWTVSSEHAELRWDGTRWATRNVSSRTGLLHVYEPGYEEVPLEPGRPWVPVRHRWALAFGPPDHRTVVVATTDDHAGPGTGADAPPASEDPDPTMSLDDIVAVALTALERDVLLAYYSDFALLPRPAVLAPRTHDEAARRLGRSRDSTRKAIERVNDKIARAPGAPAAATGRNVTPEIGSWLARMGLVDPL
- a CDS encoding YajQ family cyclic di-GMP-binding protein, with protein sequence MPSFDVSSTLDQQEVRNAVDQAAREIANRYDFKGTGSTIELGENEIKLHSSSEDRLRALRQVLEEKLVKRKVSLKGLDYGDEEAASGGAVRQTATLAAGISSDKARELNKFIKGLGLKGIQSQAQGDELRVTGKKRDDLQAVISALKEGDFGVPLSFGNFRD